Proteins co-encoded in one Candida albicans SC5314 chromosome 3, complete sequence genomic window:
- the ZCF16 gene encoding Zcf16p (Predicted Zn(II)2Cys6 transcription factor; mutants are viable; rat catheter biofilm induced), with protein sequence MSKKNKKPDEKTVSSNFKLISTSSGVRVSQACDRCRIKKIKCDGQSPCRNCQKVSVECKTSDRLSRKSFPKGFTSFLEAKVKELEDENRELREKLGDNNDAPPFEPVENKHSVSTADTSNITTVNTTPTPSTIPTTTTTSNDKVLFQTNNQSVPINNPIDQIFNLDDKGIIIGNDNLNFESQFNHLLINLNLPFLKITNSHNYLLDDPDSYLYHPSYTKSNKFHNRDLDLIYNPLTGTNTETGLRNELPTNVYDLFIKLINNFKKIFKSKREMDNQIVLFFLHYNIFIPIFDYNEFMESYNAFHTMYPFIFTYDDSSINGFNLSNTNDYQIVNNYLMTIIQIYAMISINNPTLNLNLLLNHTDPHYSINRDKSIIKSLYDFLPYFNGFHISIGQLQTYLLFLYYSLLTNNKEKSLILSSLVNAFIGILGINLNSKNLFFNDLALKQQQRRNRVKIFWVFKILLKCFNLKFGFKPSLNTTVINPVTIDRYFQLTPEKLSSLLDDNDDLFNTLLKPSIEFLNLMNIIIPSSFSPNYYQYLKQDRKKKDKDKDKDKDKDHHHHHHHHTTPHRLDLILNEDDGEGNDGNLNYNYHQFLIIDKNLSAWRKSLQNKKTQLTSLMELGLPNLINIVENDLYFDMNCDALSREGLINYYSTGLPDIHTASHLIKLQLNFHYILIRSTNYLNFIVDRELTFEYYREISLLSMEVLQFFLLIFEHVSKAEEKINEPKVPSNSIVMESLGLDVDEDGFVINDFSVKRRKLDSNNKATNQLKKLVKEIPISPFNTMLNGLSLCIINLKKSIILQMLYLLICQMKFIKRPQGWERMDESFDLLNKTVDLFIRLFINYKPGTSKKVHEDKLYKKLVNDELKDDILRHHQYGSDDEEEEEDDDDDQFNGAKKRSPGYYKSIDWDDEDLDEDLKYLKILKFVKYKSNDSLQKFRKKQKPDNNTNTNGNGSGNGNGIPQPTSVTHHHHLHHHSQPQTETDIAVPQLPIQHSSSVSPPQPPPPPPAPVIMADATNLSNDPKSNLPLPQYYNPYQPMPPIFGNEDKDRGAAHDLMNLRRGSSQGKLYPPPSSQSPQY encoded by the coding sequence atgtcaaagaaaaataaaaaacctGATGAAAAAACCGTTTCCTCCAATTTCAAACTAATAAGTACATCTTCAGGAGTTCGTGTTTCACAAGCTTGTGATAGGTGTcgaataaaaaaaatcaaatgtgATGGTCAATCACCTTGTCGTAACTGTCAAAAAGTTAGTGTTGAATGTAAAACCAGTGACCGATTATCGAGAAAATCGTTCCCCAAGGGGTTTACCCTGTTTTTAGAAGCAAAAGTCAAAGAGTTAGAGGATGAAAACCGGGAATTACGTGAAAAATTAGGTGACAATAACGATGCTCCTCCTTTTGAACCAGTGGAAAATAAACATCTGGTTAGTACTGCTGACACCAGTAATATTACAACAGTAAACACCACTCCAACACCATCTACAATTCCCACTACGACAACTACTAGTAATGATAaagttttatttcaaacaaacaatcaatCAGTTCCAATTAATAACCCgattgatcaaattttcaatttggaTGACAAAGGTATAATTATAGGTAAtgacaatttgaattttgagTCACAATTCAAtcatttattaatcaatttgaatttgccatttttgaaaataacaaaCAGTCACAACTATTTACTAGATGACCCTGATAGCTACTTGTATCATCCTTCCTACACAAAGAGTAACAAATTCCACAATCGAGACTTggatttaatttataacCCATTAACTGGTACAAACACTGAAACAGGTTTACGGAACGAACTACCTACTAACGTTTATGatttattcattaaattaatcaacaatttcaagaaGATATTCAAATCTAAACGAGAAATGGATAATCAAATTGTATTGTTCTTTTTACACTATAACATTTTCATTCCgatttttgattataaCGAATTCATGGAATCTTATAATGCTTTCCATACTATGTATCCGTTTATTTTCACCTATGATGATTCTTCAATCAATGGATTCAATTTATCGAATACAAatgattatcaaattgtcaataattatttgatgaccattattcaaatctatGCCATGATCCTGATCAATAATCCAACcttaaatttaaatttgcTCTTAAATCACACAGACCCTCATTATTCAATCAATCGAGACAAATCAATAATCAAGTCCCTTTATGATTTCCTACCATATTTCAATGGATTCCACATTTCAATTGGCCAATTACAAAcgtatttattatttttgtacTATTCATTGTTGACTAATAACAAGGAAAAATCTTTGAtactttcttctttggttAATGCCTTTATTGGTATTTTAGGAATCAATCTAAATTCCAAGAActtgtttttcaatgatCTTGctttgaaacaacaacaacgaagAAATAGAgtcaaaatattttgggttttcaaaatcttgttgaaatgtttcaatttgaaatttggttTCAAACCAAGTTTAAATACCACCGTGATTAATCCCGTGACAATTGATCGGTATTTCCAATTAACACCAGAAAAATTGTCTTCTTTATtagatgataatgatgatttattcaACACTCTATTGAAGCCAAGTATTGAATTTCTCAATTTaatgaatataattatCCCGTCGTCGTTTTCACCAAATTATTACCAATATCTCAAACAAGAcagaaagaagaaagataaagataaagaCAAGGATAAAGACAAAGaccaccatcatcatcatcatcaccacaCTACTCCTCACCGATTAgatttaatattaaatgAAGATGACGGTGAAGGTAATGATGGTAATTTGAACTATAATTATCaccaatttttaattattgacaaaaatttatcagCTTGGCGAAAATCATTACAGAATAAAAAGACTCAGTTGACACTGTTGATGGAATTGGGTTTACCAAACTTAATAAACATCGTTGAGAATGATCTTTACTTTGATATGAATTGTGATGCGTTGTCACGAGAAggattaatcaattattatctgACAGGTTTACCTGATATCCATACTGCATCACATCTTATTAAATTGCAATTGAATTTCCATTATATATTAATCAGATCAAccaattatttaaattttattgttgatcGAGAATTAACATTTGAATACTATAGagaaatttctttattgtcGATGGAAGTGTTACAGTTTTTCTTACTTATTTTTGAACATGTAAGTAAAgctgaagaaaaaattaatgagCCAAAAGTTCCATCCAATTCGATTGTCATGGAAAGTTTAGGTTTagatgttgatgaagatggatttgttattaatgatttttctGTGAAACGAAGGAAACTTGATTCCAACAACAAGGCTactaatcaattgaagaaattggttAAAGAAATTCCTATATCACCATTTAATACTATGTTAAATGGATTATCATTGtgtataataaatttgaagaaatccATAATTTTGCAAATGTTGTATTTGTTAATTTGTCAAATGAAGTTTATTAAACGGCCACAAGGATGGGAAAGAATGGATGAGTCgtttgatttgttgaataaaACTGTCGATTTGTTTATTAGActttttataaattataaacCAGGAACGTCAAAGAAAGTTCACGAAGACAAGTTGTATAAAAAGTTGGTCAATGATGAGTTGAAAGACGACATTTTACGACATCATCAATATGGATCTGATgatgaggaagaagaagaagatgatgatgatgatcaGTTTAATGGTGCTAAGAAGCGGCTGCCAGGATATTACAAGTCGATTGATTGggatgatgaagatttggATGAAGATCtcaaatatttaaaaattttgaaatttgtgAAATATAAATCTAATGACAGTTTACAAAAATTCCGCAAAAAGCAGAAACCCGacaataatactaatactaatGGCAATGGCAGTGGCAACGGTAATGGAATTCCTCAACCAACTTCTGTTAcccatcatcatcacctcCATCATCATTCTCAACCACAAACTGAAACTGACATTGCTGTACCACAACTACCAATCCAacattcttcttcagtgTCTCCTCCAcagccaccaccaccaccgccaGCGCCAGTTATAATGGCGGATGcaacaaatttatcaaatgacCCCAAAAGTAATTTACCGTTACCGCAATACTATAATCCATATCAGCCAATGCCGCCCATTTTTGGCaatgaagataaagatCGCGGTGCAGCACATGATTTGATGAATCTCAGACGTGGATCTTCACAAGGTAAATTATATCCACCGCCTTCATCTCAAAGTCCCCAATATTAA